Proteins encoded by one window of Channa argus isolate prfri chromosome 1, Channa argus male v1.0, whole genome shotgun sequence:
- the LOC137128016 gene encoding toll-like receptor 3 has translation MGNESLHLVERRHVLLTVLLLHFNPLMAYSLKNCTMDYSENPLADVFVDCSNRDLVTVPDDIPRGVSSRTLSNNLLNKINREDFGNLSNLRILDLHSNLISHVNDESFIHLGTLTLLDMAFNKLTNLTANLFQGLSNLTRLDLTGNNIWFIQSSAFRFLTSLQTVILDENKLQQITDIQPILQLPHLQELSIVENQFVSFESKDLLMNMSSSLRVLAVSGSNFYHM, from the coding sequence ATGGGAAATGAGTCACTGCACCTTGTAGAGAGACGTCATGTCTTACTTACTGTTCTCCTGCTTCATTTTAACCCTTTAATGGCTTATTCACTAAAAAACTGCACCATGGATTACTCTGAGAATCCCCTGGCTGATGTTTTTGTGGACTGTTCTAACCGTGATCTTGTTACAGTCCCCGACGACATCCCCAGAGGTGTCAGCTCAAGAACACTCTCAAACAATCTGCTCAATAAAATTAACAGAGAAGATTTTGGCAACTTGTCAAACTTAAGAATCTTAGATCTGCATTCAAACCTGATTTCTCATGTCAATGATGAATCTTTCATCCACTTGGGCACCTTGACACTGCTCGATATGGCCTTTAACAAACTCACCAACCTGACTGCAAACCTCTTTCAAGGACTGTCCAACCTGACCAGGCTTGACCTCACTGGCAACAACATATGGTTTATTCAGTCCTCAGCCTTTCGGTTTTTGACCAGCTTACAAACTGTGATATTAGATGAAAACAAGCTCCAACAAATCACTGACATTCAGCCCATTCTACAGCTGCCGCACCTACAGGAGCTGAGCATTGTAGAAAATCAGTTTGTCTCCTTTGAGAGCAAAGATCTGCTGATGAACATGTCATCAAGCCTTAGAGTGTTAGCTGTTTCTGGTTCGAATTTTTACCATATGTAA